From Methanosarcina lacustris Z-7289, one genomic window encodes:
- a CDS encoding presenilin family intramembrane aspartyl protease PSH, translating to MSSSEHSLKDYLPILSMAGLILIVQVLALLLSTPMEINDMQAFKDPTQVSNSIYYLVTILGFTLFVLIAIKKNMKWIISLFIYLAIVSTLYYVFFALFTLIPSFAGFENLASLLISIGLTLLLYKYPEWYVIDILGVCISGGVSALLGISLSIIPVIVLLILLAVYDAISVYKTKHMIVMAEGVMDLKLPILFIIPKNSNYSFIKESFKEGEKREAFFMGLGDAVMPTLLVVSANVFIENGGFPYAVLGAILGTLVGHVFLSILVMRGKPQAGLPFLNTGAILGFLAGVLLSGASIM from the coding sequence TTGAGTTCCAGCGAACATTCACTTAAAGATTATTTGCCGATTCTTTCCATGGCAGGGTTAATCCTGATAGTGCAAGTTCTTGCCCTTCTTTTATCAACGCCAATGGAAATTAATGATATGCAGGCTTTTAAAGATCCTACGCAGGTTTCCAATTCGATTTATTATCTTGTGACGATCCTGGGTTTTACGCTTTTTGTCCTGATAGCGATAAAGAAAAACATGAAATGGATTATCAGCTTATTCATATATCTCGCCATAGTCAGTACTCTATACTATGTATTTTTCGCACTGTTCACCCTGATCCCTTCCTTCGCAGGCTTTGAAAATCTCGCTTCACTCCTGATTTCTATAGGGTTAACATTATTGCTTTACAAATATCCGGAGTGGTATGTAATCGATATTCTGGGGGTCTGCATATCAGGTGGTGTAAGTGCCCTGTTAGGAATCTCTCTATCCATTATCCCTGTAATTGTCCTTTTGATATTGCTTGCAGTCTATGATGCCATCTCGGTATATAAGACCAAACATATGATAGTTATGGCTGAAGGTGTAATGGACCTTAAACTTCCTATTCTTTTTATAATCCCAAAGAACTCAAACTATTCATTCATTAAGGAAAGTTTTAAAGAAGGGGAAAAACGTGAAGCCTTTTTCATGGGCCTTGGAGACGCTGTCATGCCCACCCTTCTGGTAGTTTCCGCAAATGTATTCATCGAAAACGGAGGATTTCCATACGCTGTACTTGGGGCAATCCTGGGAACTCTTGTAGGGCATGTATTTCTGTCCATTCTGGTAATGAGGGGTAAACCTCAGGCAGGGCTTCCCTTCCTTAATACGGGGGCAATTCTCGGGTTTTTAGCCGGAGTCCTGCTTTCGGGAGCCTCAATCATGTAA
- a CDS encoding HAD family hydrolase — MAKKIAVVFDSAGTLLHMYRVAKESSTGNILENIESTAIVAKKNGCGLVALNTENEIILSSRRDMFLFEFIREYGVSIGISCSKGIFSKEVAREIIKGASLLMGDVQDVLEAVTSRCPDSIYLAAGLIVDSEARRIPYVLSTGGHVFGKTLQTVQLLHAMEVDMYIASGDRMSALVQLAEFVNIPQERIFAFADPFMKEKVVLELKNRYDKVVMVGDGINDILALRAADVGIMTTQQGDERPKELREAADVVLDDIIKVVDVVKGL, encoded by the coding sequence ATGGCCAAAAAAATCGCAGTGGTTTTTGACAGTGCAGGAACTCTTCTCCACATGTACAGAGTTGCAAAAGAATCCAGCACCGGGAATATTCTTGAAAACATAGAGAGCACTGCTATTGTAGCGAAGAAAAATGGTTGCGGCCTTGTAGCTCTTAATACCGAGAACGAAATAATCCTGAGTTCAAGAAGGGATATGTTTTTATTTGAATTTATAAGGGAATACGGAGTTTCAATAGGTATAAGCTGTTCAAAGGGTATATTTTCCAAGGAAGTTGCCCGTGAGATCATAAAAGGGGCTTCTCTCCTGATGGGGGATGTGCAGGATGTGCTTGAGGCAGTTACATCCCGCTGCCCTGACAGCATTTATCTTGCGGCAGGTCTTATAGTGGACTCGGAGGCAAGAAGAATACCCTATGTTCTCAGTACGGGAGGGCATGTATTCGGTAAGACGTTGCAGACCGTCCAGTTGCTCCATGCCATGGAAGTAGATATGTACATAGCATCCGGAGACAGAATGTCCGCGCTTGTGCAACTTGCAGAGTTTGTAAATATTCCGCAGGAAAGAATCTTTGCCTTTGCAGATCCCTTTATGAAGGAAAAAGTGGTGCTTGAACTTAAAAACAGGTACGATAAAGTAGTTATGGTAGGGGACGGAATTAACGATATCCTGGCTCTCAGGGCAGCAGATGTGGGTATAATGACGACTCAGCAGGGAGACGAAAGACCGAAAGAGCTCAGAGAGGCAGCAGATGTGGTGCTCGATGATATAATCAAAGTTGTGGATGTGGTAAAAGGATTGTAA
- the atwA gene encoding methyl coenzyme M reductase system, component A2, producing MPVFIEVKNLTVDFDGLKALKNVNLSINEGEVVGILGKSGSGKTILMHVLRGTESFDNISGEVIYHLSRCDKCGYIERPSKISHKCPVCGEILEAYEADFIKLSLYDPIRKDITKRIAIMLQRTFALYGDERVLVNVINSLNEIGYKGEDAMKKAIYLLEEVNLSHRMMHVARELSGGEKQRVVLARQLVRNPLLLLADEPTGTLDPLTAKLVHDAIIKAVKSYEMSMILTSHWPEVIEKLADKAILLENGVVVQEGDPLEVSAIFMQSASMVRQEKNSLVGEPIIRVRDLAKRYISVDRGVVRAVDKISFDVKEGEIFGLVGLSGAGKTTTSKILMGILPPTSGEVEVRVGDEWVDMTKLGVNNKGRATKYMGFLHQEYGLYTHSSVIDNLTESISLDLPFELGVRKAIITLKAAGFDENKAKAVLSKMTNELSEGERHRIALAQVLIKEPRIVIMDEPTGTMDPITKISVTNSILKAREEIGETFVVVSHDMDFVNEICDRVALMRNGKIIAIGHPEDVLFHLTDEERVEATEEI from the coding sequence ATGCCAGTATTTATTGAAGTTAAAAACCTAACTGTAGACTTCGACGGTCTCAAAGCCCTGAAAAATGTAAATTTAAGTATCAATGAAGGGGAAGTCGTTGGAATTCTGGGGAAAAGTGGATCCGGAAAAACAATCCTGATGCATGTGTTGCGCGGGACCGAATCTTTTGATAATATCTCAGGTGAAGTAATCTATCATCTCTCCCGCTGTGATAAATGTGGGTATATAGAACGTCCAAGCAAAATAAGCCATAAATGCCCGGTATGCGGGGAGATTCTTGAGGCGTATGAAGCCGATTTCATAAAACTTTCACTTTACGACCCGATCAGAAAGGATATCACCAAGCGCATTGCAATCATGCTCCAGAGAACCTTTGCTCTTTATGGGGATGAAAGAGTTCTGGTAAACGTCATAAACTCTCTTAATGAAATCGGGTATAAGGGAGAAGACGCCATGAAAAAAGCTATTTACCTCCTTGAGGAAGTAAACTTGAGCCACCGTATGATGCACGTGGCAAGGGAACTTTCAGGTGGAGAAAAACAGAGAGTAGTACTTGCAAGACAGCTTGTAAGAAACCCTCTTCTCCTGTTAGCTGACGAGCCCACAGGTACTCTTGACCCCCTGACTGCAAAACTGGTCCACGATGCTATTATAAAGGCTGTTAAGAGCTACGAGATGAGCATGATCCTTACATCCCACTGGCCCGAAGTAATCGAGAAACTGGCAGATAAGGCAATCCTGCTTGAAAATGGGGTGGTCGTCCAGGAAGGAGATCCACTTGAGGTTTCTGCGATTTTTATGCAAAGTGCGTCTATGGTACGACAGGAAAAGAACTCTCTGGTAGGAGAGCCTATTATCCGCGTAAGGGATCTGGCAAAGCGCTATATCTCAGTAGACCGGGGTGTGGTCAGAGCCGTGGACAAAATCTCTTTTGACGTGAAAGAGGGAGAGATTTTCGGACTTGTCGGGTTAAGCGGAGCAGGTAAGACTACAACCTCGAAAATCCTTATGGGAATTTTGCCCCCAACCTCAGGAGAAGTTGAAGTACGTGTCGGAGATGAATGGGTGGACATGACAAAATTAGGGGTTAATAACAAAGGCAGGGCAACGAAATACATGGGATTCCTGCACCAGGAATATGGACTTTATACCCACAGCTCCGTAATAGACAACCTTACAGAATCCATCAGCCTGGATCTTCCGTTCGAACTTGGGGTTCGAAAAGCCATAATCACTCTCAAAGCTGCAGGTTTTGACGAAAATAAGGCAAAAGCCGTTTTGTCCAAAATGACCAATGAACTGAGTGAAGGAGAGCGACATAGAATTGCACTTGCGCAGGTCCTTATCAAGGAGCCAAGAATCGTCATTATGGATGAACCAACAGGGACCATGGACCCCATTACCAAGATCTCTGTGACAAACTCCATCCTTAAAGCCAGAGAAGAGATCGGAGAAACCTTTGTAGTAGTTTCTCATGATATGGATTTTGTAAACGAGATATGTGACCGTGTAGCACTTATGCGTAACGGAAAGATCATAGCGATAGGGCACCCGGAGGATGTACTCTTCCATCTTACTGATGAAGAACGGGTCGAAGCTACAGAAGAAATATAA
- the mmp3 gene encoding methyl-coenzyme M reductase-associated protein Mmp3 has product MPITSNEISVEVNGQKYTLPAGSTLGDALKVSRAPYIAGTAVGILKKAAETRTENITEYAINTPKGELRIELKDPKSSSGKLWAEHYKKYEGQNIHWASPEALAFGPFEADIKPLRETGNFEAFDVVFGAGGFDSHNTHLILSRKRHVAEYGSPADGVFATVVTGRSLISRLSREDSILSIEPIIEWEQLAEKTCTTDLSIRLENEDSVFTYFEVELSRNAPKGAEHFYALTREGTLSVDVITSSFVSDDSLKEEPVPYENFESRREGSISVRTVGYGTGRTYISREERPSSLVHSVVGQITKGLELIKLAEKGQKLTIESLPPQIVLLGHSFEEVESVLSSIGVELVRDGYTGKDAVIVRQDPPTTLEIFGEAKVTAYAVSREKLIEVELYPERAPKSVDFFRRSLELKTKTVGKLPVYMIYENTFLFKAEREVMKYMEVLPENTPTDGVLAGEIGVTNQAAKRMGNIGVKLVDDNLFGPTGEKLSSTNIIGRIVKPERLKGIEEGDAIYVNEVARRRTDDKGN; this is encoded by the coding sequence GTGCCGATTACGAGTAATGAGATTAGCGTAGAGGTAAACGGGCAAAAATACACTTTGCCTGCAGGCTCTACCCTTGGAGACGCCCTTAAAGTTTCCAGAGCCCCCTATATAGCCGGTACAGCGGTTGGAATTCTCAAAAAAGCCGCTGAGACGAGAACGGAGAATATCACCGAATACGCTATCAATACTCCCAAAGGGGAACTAAGGATAGAACTCAAAGATCCGAAATCATCCTCCGGAAAACTATGGGCTGAACATTATAAAAAGTACGAAGGTCAAAATATCCACTGGGCAAGTCCTGAAGCTCTGGCTTTCGGACCTTTTGAAGCCGACATAAAGCCTTTACGTGAGACCGGAAACTTTGAAGCGTTTGATGTTGTGTTCGGGGCAGGAGGATTTGACTCCCACAATACTCATCTGATCCTGTCACGAAAAAGGCATGTTGCTGAGTATGGATCTCCCGCAGATGGAGTTTTTGCAACAGTTGTAACCGGAAGATCTCTTATTTCCAGGCTTTCGAGAGAAGACTCCATCCTGAGCATAGAGCCGATTATAGAATGGGAACAACTTGCAGAAAAAACCTGTACCACCGACCTTTCTATCCGTCTTGAAAATGAAGACAGTGTATTTACTTATTTTGAGGTTGAGCTTTCCAGAAATGCCCCCAAGGGAGCTGAACACTTCTATGCCCTGACCCGCGAGGGGACTCTTTCCGTAGATGTGATAACCAGCTCATTTGTCTCAGATGATAGCCTGAAAGAAGAACCTGTTCCTTATGAAAACTTTGAGTCGAGAAGAGAAGGCTCCATCTCTGTCAGGACAGTCGGATACGGGACAGGCAGGACATATATTTCCAGAGAGGAACGGCCTTCAAGCCTTGTGCATTCGGTCGTAGGTCAGATTACAAAAGGCCTTGAACTTATCAAACTCGCGGAAAAGGGGCAGAAGCTGACAATAGAAAGCCTTCCTCCTCAGATAGTCCTGCTGGGTCACAGCTTTGAAGAGGTCGAGTCCGTACTCTCATCCATAGGGGTGGAACTGGTAAGAGATGGGTACACAGGAAAAGATGCAGTAATTGTAAGGCAGGACCCGCCAACAACTCTGGAAATTTTTGGAGAAGCGAAAGTGACTGCTTATGCGGTATCCAGGGAAAAACTCATTGAAGTTGAACTTTACCCGGAGAGAGCCCCAAAATCGGTGGACTTTTTCCGTCGCTCTCTTGAACTCAAAACAAAAACCGTCGGAAAACTTCCTGTTTATATGATATATGAGAACACTTTCCTTTTCAAAGCAGAAAGGGAAGTGATGAAATACATGGAAGTACTTCCTGAAAACACGCCAACTGATGGGGTACTTGCCGGGGAAATAGGAGTCACAAATCAGGCCGCAAAAAGGATGGGGAATATAGGGGTTAAACTTGTAGACGACAACCTCTTCGGTCCTACCGGAGAAAAATTATCCTCAACGAATATTATCGGTCGGATAGTTAAGCCTGAGAGACTCAAAGGCATCGAAGAAGGAGATGCGATATACGTAAATGAAGTTGCACGCAGGAGAACTGATGATAAGGGGAACTGA
- a CDS encoding methanogenesis marker 6 protein, giving the protein MTEIKQNEITKYIVISSDLVLPADAAMKIYESEFPVTVKETCFGLIVTGPEEDVLAVVEKIQQMDKNHIFVKERGFPAGDERRCRASRGGGPRPGFHFLREEVKMLPAIGAALDKLDANESVKEKHKEKSRLKVSDLEEIIEEELAR; this is encoded by the coding sequence ATGACAGAAATAAAACAAAATGAGATTACAAAGTACATTGTAATCAGTTCGGATCTAGTGCTGCCTGCGGATGCAGCCATGAAAATTTATGAATCAGAGTTTCCGGTTACTGTAAAGGAGACCTGCTTTGGACTGATTGTAACAGGACCAGAGGAGGATGTCCTTGCAGTAGTGGAAAAGATTCAGCAGATGGATAAAAACCATATTTTTGTAAAAGAGAGGGGATTTCCGGCAGGTGATGAAAGGCGCTGCCGGGCAAGCCGGGGCGGAGGCCCGAGGCCGGGATTCCATTTTCTGAGGGAAGAAGTGAAGATGCTCCCAGCCATAGGGGCCGCACTTGATAAACTGGACGCAAATGAGTCCGTAAAAGAAAAGCACAAAGAGAAAAGCAGGCTTAAAGTTTCTGATTTGGAAGAAATTATTGAAGAAGAGCTTGCGAGGTGA
- a CDS encoding methanogenesis marker 5 protein, producing the protein MAKVFIYPVNSLILSDLVERFKHKPLTMMNQVREKVTNISLDSPPINITPEDPKIGLRYAAVEVPAGVRGRMALIGPLIEKTEAAIIVENPPANFGCVGCNRTNELMKYLVRDKGVPVLEVKYPESDEDAHEFVTKIAAFLKSLPEEKPEENEKPEEYEKPEENEKPTEEGQAEKEAEE; encoded by the coding sequence TTGGCAAAGGTTTTCATTTACCCTGTAAACAGTCTTATTTTGTCTGACCTGGTTGAACGCTTCAAGCATAAACCCCTTACAATGATGAACCAGGTAAGAGAGAAAGTTACAAACATCAGCCTGGATTCTCCCCCTATTAATATTACTCCGGAAGACCCTAAAATCGGGCTTCGATATGCTGCGGTTGAAGTGCCGGCTGGAGTAAGGGGCAGGATGGCTCTAATAGGCCCCCTTATAGAAAAAACCGAAGCTGCAATCATAGTTGAAAACCCACCTGCAAACTTTGGCTGCGTGGGCTGTAACCGTACAAACGAACTGATGAAATATCTGGTGCGCGATAAAGGAGTCCCCGTTCTGGAAGTCAAATACCCGGAATCCGATGAAGATGCCCACGAATTTGTAACTAAAATTGCAGCATTTCTGAAGTCATTACCTGAAGAAAAGCCGGAAGAAAATGAAAAACCGGAAGAATATGAAAAGCCGGAAGAAAATGAAAAGCCAACAGAGGAAGGACAGGCAGAAAAGGAGGCAGAGGAATGA
- a CDS encoding methanogenesis marker 15 protein gives MSTDEAGLVKIALVSCGSEYAGVQPEFEAAAAKVNAKFIFPEIDIASIDTIGKDFGLEVASGDLRLMMARAKAVVEGLTKVDGVFITTCFRCAEGAIVRNEVRRYIHKHSDIPVISYSFTERTSAGTLLTRLEALTTIARRRHLLAREVQTGLTAGIDSGSTTTKAVVMRDNKIIGKGWVPTTKVLESAEEAYSQALKEAGVTREEVQALGTTGYGRFLVGDHFKAQLIQEEITVNSKGAVYLADRQKGSATVIDIGGMDNKAISVEDGIPGMFTMGGICAGASGRFFEMISKRLGVDITELGALAAKGMHENVNMNSYCIVFGIQSLVNSLARGATPEDVAAAACYSVIEQIYEQQLQEVDVKEPLILVGGSSLIKGVPKALGDLLKIEVLVPENSHMIGAVGAALLASGYVGE, from the coding sequence ATGAGTACCGATGAAGCTGGACTTGTAAAGATTGCTCTGGTCTCCTGCGGTTCTGAGTATGCTGGGGTTCAGCCCGAATTTGAAGCTGCCGCAGCCAAAGTAAATGCAAAATTCATTTTTCCTGAAATTGATATTGCATCCATAGATACCATAGGCAAGGATTTCGGGCTTGAAGTTGCAAGCGGGGACCTCAGGCTCATGATGGCACGGGCAAAAGCCGTTGTTGAAGGTCTGACAAAAGTAGATGGGGTCTTTATTACTACCTGCTTCCGCTGTGCAGAAGGAGCCATTGTTCGAAACGAGGTCCGAAGGTACATCCATAAGCACTCAGATATCCCTGTAATCAGCTATTCATTTACCGAAAGAACAAGTGCAGGCACCCTGCTCACCCGTCTTGAAGCCCTGACCACAATTGCCAGGCGCAGACATCTTCTTGCCAGGGAAGTCCAGACTGGCCTGACTGCGGGAATCGATTCGGGATCGACAACCACAAAAGCTGTGGTTATGAGAGATAACAAGATCATAGGGAAAGGCTGGGTGCCCACAACAAAAGTCCTTGAAAGTGCTGAGGAAGCCTACTCTCAGGCCCTTAAAGAAGCCGGAGTTACCAGAGAAGAAGTCCAGGCATTGGGCACTACGGGATATGGTCGTTTCCTTGTAGGGGATCATTTCAAAGCCCAGCTTATCCAGGAAGAAATTACCGTTAACTCAAAGGGAGCTGTCTACCTTGCAGACCGGCAAAAAGGCTCTGCAACGGTCATTGATATCGGAGGTATGGACAACAAGGCGATCTCTGTTGAAGACGGAATCCCCGGCATGTTCACAATGGGAGGGATCTGCGCAGGAGCTTCGGGACGTTTCTTTGAAATGATCTCAAAGCGGCTCGGTGTGGATATTACGGAACTTGGGGCACTTGCAGCCAAGGGTATGCATGAAAATGTAAACATGAATAGTTACTGCATAGTCTTCGGGATACAGTCCCTTGTAAACTCCCTTGCCAGAGGAGCTACTCCGGAAGACGTGGCAGCTGCAGCCTGTTACAGTGTGATAGAACAGATCTACGAGCAGCAGTTACAGGAAGTGGACGTAAAAGAACCGTTGATCCTTGTAGGTGGGTCTTCCCTTATCAAAGGAGTCCCCAAAGCTCTCGGAGACCTTCTCAAGATTGAGGTTCTTGTACCGGAAAACTCCCATATGATAGGGGCAGTAGGGGCAGCACTTCTTGCTTCCGGCTACGTGGGAGAGTGA